DNA from Pochonia chlamydosporia 170 chromosome Unknown PCv3seq00009, whole genome shotgun sequence:
GCCACGAGGGAGCTTCCCAAGGAGATGGCAAGAGCGCTGATAGTGACGAACTTCATGATGGAAAAGGAAGTAATGAAAATTGTATGAAAAGATTATGTAAGACAAAAAGGAAAATCTAAGCTTGGAGAgtgaggttgaagatgctgagaAACACGAGATACGGTGAGACACGATGTTGTTTATATATTGATGCCTTTACTCCCTTTCTGAAGTTTTACTTTATTCCTCTGGTAAGACGTTATGCTAATTTGCCCGCCTTGTCCATCACCCTTGTCGCTTCTCATCCTTCACCATGCCGCAGTGCAAGCCGAAATGGGATCGACGCATACCCGCGCCGCAATCAGAAATAGTCGGAAATAAGACCGCAAGCACCTGGACCCCAACAAGGGACTAAGTCGCCTCGTCTAGTCAGGGGCTAAGTCTGCTTTGGGTTTGGGATGGCAGGTTGGCGGAAGCGGCTGAGGGCTATTTTTAATCTTCAGCTCCTACACCATAACGGCACACGGAAATCGATCGTCAGCAATGCATCTTGGTGTCAGTACACCGAGTCCGCCAGGAACGTGTTGAGCCCAAGAACCAATCATAGTCGTGTAATCTGGTAAATATTCCATTCTTGGCAACAGGCGATGTTACGCAGGGATTTGTCGCCTGACTTGTTGGAGTTCGCCGTGGGCTGAATGTCAGTTGCGGATGCCGATGTTGAGGTCGGCCGGAATATTCGGCTTCAACTCTTCTGCACAAATGAAGGCAACTGGCGGAATTTCGTTACGAAAAGGTGTAGTGTCGACGTGACTTATTCAGTTTAGTTTATTGCACTTAATGAACGATTCGGGAACTCGGATGCATCATCTTGTCAGTTGTCTCTTTGTCCTCCCTCGCCCAACGGCAACCCTTTGAATCCGAAGAAATTGGTGCTCTGCTCTATGGTATGTTCTGTAACTAGATCTCCAACCTGGTCACAAGTTATGATTCGTACAGAACCTGGCTATTAGGGCTGTTTCTTAGAACAGTCCGCACCATGAACTTTTCCCGATGCCCCCCGTGCTTAAATGAAGAACTTCAGTCTTCCTGAATCACGGCATTGTGAAATGAGGCGGTACAAGCCGAGGCAAATGGAAAATTACCAAGCTTAACGCAGTGGCTGCGTCGAAAAACCTTGTGGCAATTTCCACTCGCGACGCGTTGACCGCCCCATCTTAACCATTATGCTCCTGGGGTGGTAGACTGAAGTCTTCCAGGTCCTCTGGCTTGAGCCCAAAAAATCCGAGTTCACGCAAATTAGCTTCATTGTATatttcttgctcttcagcCCAATCGCTGGCCCTCCACAGGGGAAGCTCAAAATAAGGCGGAAAGTAGCCTGCAAACTCTCAATCGATGATACCAACGATCCGAAAACTCTGCGGGCAGACAAAGATGTTCTGAGGGCCAAGATCATTGTGGCAAAGTACAAAACAGTCAGAGTCCGATGATATCCTTCCCCAGTGTCGTCTGTCACGCTCGTATACCCGTTGCGGTGGAAATACAGGAAGGCTAGAGTCAACGCTTCCGATGAAATTTCGACGCAGCGACCGAAGCTGCGGAATTATAACGGTTTCTAACTGATTTGAACGTCTGCAACTGCAGCAAGTCGAGACGGGCCCTTGATTTCCTCAAGAAGCACTCCATTTGTGATTCGTTTTGTCTCAAGACACAAGACCTCTTCCTTGATGTAGAGTCGACACTCTGGCACAGGGATTGTGGTCTCTCTGGCGACGAGTTGAAGCGTTGCCGCCTCATTTTGCAGTCTCTCCTTGGCCCAGAAGGGCCGCATGATGTAGCCATATAGGTTATGCATTAGCTCATGTTCATGGAGCTCTCTTTTGACGACAACCTCGTCATAGATGGTAACGCATCGCTCCCAAGTCTTCCATATTTTTGGTTGGCCAGTCGCCATGCTTTGCCATATATGCGCACACAACGTGGTAGAAATACTGTACGACTGCAAAACGAATAAGAAATTGTGAAAAAAGCCAGAGTCGTGCCGGGTCAAGTGTGTATTACAATGGGATTATCCTGGTGCAGCTTGACAAGAGGGGTGATGGTCCTTCGTCGTTTCACCTGGCCGGATTTGGTGTCTCGGAGCCTCTTAAGGCATTGTTGGGTGTTGGGTTGACAGACTTACCCTAGCCCTAATATACTGTCCTGGGAACAGTCAGGCATGGCAAAGTTACGACCAACAACACACTCACACTGACTATTGGCGTtggtctgtttctttgttccTCACCCACCCCTCTTTTCCATCTAGGACGTTGAAAGAAGATGCTTCTGCCTTCGATTCCTATACCTCGCGTGCGCCTTCGTCTAAGCATTCAGCCCGGATTGGCTGAATGCCCCTCCGTTATAAGTCTCTGAGATTGCTGANCTGAACCGTGCCTCGAAAGTTACAGCATCATTTGAACCATCTCCAAAATATTCATGAGGTTCGAATCTCTCTGGAGGTTATTCTGCCGAAGAATCTTAACATATCTCTTGACAGTGGCGGCGACTTATCCCCCTGGCTAGATGGACCGGAAGACCAGATTTTATTAGGCAATCCGGTAGCCGCTTGAATACAAGAGTCCTGCGTCAAGCGTCTCCGGATTCAGGGTGTAAGCAGGCTGCGCCCATTACTGCTCTCGAGCGTATAGCAGTATTTCTCAATCCAATTACCATATATTTTGAATTCAGGAGGCAATCGTTTCAGTAAGTTTCTCGCCCAGGATATTATCACCTGCTTCCTCGCGGGAAACTTGAATTCCTCTTTGCTGGACGTACAAAACGGACCGAGGACGTAGTCCAGCAGGAACATATGGACGATAAGCAGCTGAGCCGGGTAGTTTTCCTGGTGAACAAATGCCGAAAAGGTGTCGTTGTCAAAGTAGCAGTGCGCCCTCCACAGGTCAGCATGCGCTTTCCACGCTGAACGGACCGAATTAGCAAGCTGTGTCGTACCATGATAGACAGTGGCAACGTACCTTGAAGGGATGAGACGCGCAGTCCCTCGATAGTTGCTATAATACTCTGACAGTATTGTAGCTCATACGACTTCTTACACAACGGCTTCACACGCATCACCGACGCCAGGAACTCATCAGGTATTTCGAAATCCTTGGGCTCCTCGCTCACAACCTGTGACAGAGCCTCGTCGTGGCTTTCGTTGGTaaaagaggagaagagcGATTCTTTATGGCCAGGAATAACGAATGCCCAAATCAAAGCGCCACCCCTGGTTATGGTCAGATATTCAACCATGCCATCGGGCAAGAGTGACGTTTGGGTGGCCAGGCAAATAATAGCAGCAAACAATGCATCTGCGGTGTCTGCGTCCTTTGGAGGGTTGATAAATTGCTCATTTACTAGCTTTATGGCAGTGACTCGGTGGTTGAGAGCTTGAGATGTGTAGTCGACTTCACCATGCTGTGTGAGATGAGATGCTCCGAGACCTAGAACTGCATGCGCCAGGCATTCAGACTAACATGAATTATGAGCAATTCGTCTTCATTATAAGGTTACGTGAGACATTGTTGAGTTTCGGGTTCTTACTTGGTATGACATTGCGGCACATTTTGCCCAGACCTTGTCTGCACGCAAGGGCAACGTCGGAAATGCCGTGGTGAGAAAGCGATGGTAAAATTGTAGGTCTTGCAACGACAACGCCGAGGGATTGGCGCGGACTGGCCCTGCTGCTGAAAAGGCAGACGGGTAATCGCAGAAAAGACCCAATCGACGACACGGTGAGCATGATGGTCGAAGCTCGTTGCACTTTACCCTTCGTCTCTTGCAATTGAAGCAGCCCAGTCGCGATTTGAAGTGCCCTCGTCGAGTTGTTGGCTGCGGTTTGCCTGCAGCCGGGATTACCGCTAAGCTGCTACTTGGCTCCGTCTCATCTGTCTCAgctgacgaagatgaggaccTGTCTCGGGTGCTTCTATTATGGGTATTCCGCTTCATCCTGGACTGTGGGTGTGGCCCCAGGGATCGGGATCCGATGGTGGTCcgatgttggtgctggtcaATCAAGCAAAGCGTGCATATGCATCTTCCAGCCCTCCCAGCCTCGAAGGCAATGCGTCCCTGTATCCTCCGTACACAGGGGAGCGAGGACCCGGAGCTCGAGTTCAAACGTGACTGAGGATGCAGTAGCTGGATGAATTGAGCTGGTATGCCTCATTCACGGATACGGAGACGGAAACGAGAGGATGATAGTGCTGACCCCACGTGACTGGAAATTGAATCCAGAGCCGCCGGCGACAAGAAAGATCGCGGACTGACATAGCACAACACAACAACGATCAATTGGCCCTTTTTCTTGAATAAAGAAGAAAGTAGGACTGAAAATGGCACACAAGGGCGCCATTTAAGCTACTTTCAGCCTTGGTAAGAGAGTTCACGAACAAAACAAGCCGTGATTCGAGACGTTCACCACTTGTTTAGCGATTCTTTCAGTAGCCCGACAGTCACATCGCCCAATTCACCCCTCGACCCGAGATTCCAAGGAACGAAGCCATCACGACTTCTCATGAGGTTCTCCTTATTAGTGCCCCGTATACAAGTAGGGGGTCGCAGGGTGATACTGGCGGCATCAACGATGCGTTGAATTGATGTCAAATCCGcccagacattgaacattgTGCTATTACAGCTACGTCAAACCACACACTTGCGCTCTCGTTTAGAGGTGGACGATTTGAGTTGTCAATGTGTCGTATTTCACTTTGTCCATGCATCGGCCCCAGACCAGCAAACCACGGACAGTCGGCCCTCCCACCAGTAGCTGTGCCGAAAGTCGGAGGCAAGAGACTAGTTTCTCACCTTCTTGTGGGTGTTAGAGTGTATATTTGCTCGATCGAAGCTCCCCG
Protein-coding regions in this window:
- a CDS encoding zinc finger protein 1 (similar to Beauveria bassiana ARSEF 2860 XP_008595360.1), which codes for MFNVWADLTSIQRIVDAASITLRPPTCIRGTNKENLMRSRDGFVPWNLGSRGELGDVTVGLLKESPTFFFIQEKGPIDRCCVVLCQSAIFLVAGGSGFNFQSRGVSIPAQFIQLLHPQSRLNSSSGSSLPCVRRIQGRIAFEAGRAGRCICTLCLIDQHQHRTTIGSRSLGPHPQSRMKRNTHNRSTRDRSSSSSAETDETEPSSSLAVIPAAGKPQPTTRRGHFKSRLGCFNCKRRRVKCNELRPSCSPCRRLGLFCDYPSAFSAAGPVRANPSALSLQDLQFYHRFLTTAFPTLPLRADKVWAKCASECLAHAVLGLGASHLTQHGEVDYTSQALNHRVTAIKLVNEQFINPPKDADTADALFAAIICLATQTSLLPDGMVEYLTITRGGALIWAFVIPGHKESLFSSFTNESHDEALSQVVSEEPKDFEIPDEFLASVMRVNNYRGTARLIPSRYVATVYHGTTQLANSVRSAWKAHADLWRAHCYFDNDTFSAFVHQENYPAQLLIVHMFLLDYVLGPFCTSSKEEFKFPARKQVIISWARNLLKRLPPEFKIYGNWIEKYCYTLESSNGRSLLTP